A stretch of DNA from Pseudonocardia hierapolitana:
TGCCGCGCTCGGTTCGGCGTTGAAGGCGCGGGCGGGCACGGTGATCTGGGCCGCGGCCGGGCGCAGCCATGCCACGGCCAAGCGCGCGGAGCTCGCCGACCTCGTCGCCGTGCCCGACGTCACCGAGCTGGCCAGGCGGTCGCACCTGATCGTCTCGATCTGTCCGCCGCACGCGGCGGGCGCGGTCGCCGAGGAGGTTGCGGCCGCGCTGGCCGGCCGTCCCGACCCGCCGCTGTACGTCGACGCGAACGCGGTCGCCCCCGCCACCGTGCACGGTGTCGGCGCGCTGCTGGGTGCGCAGCGCGTGGTGGACGGGGCCGTGATCGGCCCGCCGGCGTGGGAGCCCGGCCGCACGGTGCTGTGGCTGTCGGGTGAGGCCGCGCCCGCGGTGGCGGACCTGTTCGCGGGTTCCCCCTTCACCGCCCGGGTGCTCGGCCCCGACCTCGGCTCGGCGAGCGCGCTCAAGGCCTGCTACGCCCTGCAGACCAAGGCCCTGCCGACGGTGTGGGCGGCGCTCGCCGAGGCAGCCGACGCCTACGGCGTGCGGGACGCGCTGCACGATCAGCTGGCCCGCGACGGGGTGGATCTCACCGCGCACCTGAACGCGCTGCGCGCTCGCGCGGGGTCGAAGGCGTGGCGATGGGCGGGCGAGATGGACGAGGCGGCGGCCACCCTCTCCGCGGTCGGTGTACCGGACGGCTTCTCCCGCGCGGCTGCGGAGGTGTACCGCCGCATGGCCGACGGCTCACGCTGACGGGTCCCGGGTTCCCGTGAGCCGCGGTCTGGTGTGCGGAGCGCGGACCGCCGCCGCACCGGAGGGGGGATGGAAGCGGCGGCGGTCTGCGCGGGGCCGGTGGCCCCGAGCCGGAGTGGTTGTCCGTCAGCCAGTCGTCGGATCGGTCGTTCGCACTCAGTCGTCGTCGCTGTCCGACCAGTCGCTGTCCGAATCGCCCTTCACGACCCATCCCCGGTTCCCGGGTGAGCTGCCGGACTCGTCGCTGGACGCGGCGAGGGCCGTTGGGGCGAGCAGCGCCAGCACCGCGCCGATCACGAGGCTGACCAGGGCTGTTGCTGCCAGACGCTTGCGTCGCATGGGCACAGCTTGACCGCCCGGGTCGGAGTCCGTCGCGGCCGAACGGCGGAATCCACCCGAAGAGGTCCCTCAGGCCGACGGGATCGGGTGATGGTGCCACTCAGCGTGGCCGCCGCGATCCCCTGATCCGGCGCGACGCCGCCCGGTCAGCGGCCGGTGAGCGCCACCTCGAACGAGTAGCGCGACGCCCGGTAGAGGTGGTCGCCGAACTCGACGACGAGCCCGCGGTCGTCGAACGTGGTGCGCCGCATCGTCAGCAACGGGGCGCCGCGTGTCTCGTCGAGGAGCTCGGCCTCGGCGGCGGTGGCCCGCCGGGCGCCGATGCTCTGGGTGGCGGAGGCGAGCGCCACCCCGGCCTCGCGGAGCAACTCGTAGAGCCCACGCCGTTCCAGGAGCTCTGGCTGCAGCGGCACGAGGTCGGCGCGGAGGTGGTTGCGCATGATCGCGAGGGGCTCGCCGTCTGCGCGGCGCAGCCTCTCCAGCATGACCACGGGCGTGCCCTCCGGCACCTCGAGCGCGGCCGCAATCGCACCGGACGCCGCCTCGACGGTGTGCGAGAGCACCGTGGTGGTCGGCCGCTGGCCAGAGCTCGTGAGATCGTCGAACAGGCTGGTGAGGCCGACCGGGCGGCGGACCCGCGCCCGCGCGACGTGGGTGCCGACGCCGCGCTTGCGGACCAGCAGCCCCTTGTCCACCAGGTACTGGATCGCCTGCCGCATGGTGGGGCGGGACAGCCCGAGCTCCTCGGCGAGTGCGATCTCGTTGTCCAGCCGCGATCCGGGCGGCAGCACGCCCGACTCGATGGCCTGCTCCAGCTGGCGCGCCACCTGGAAGTACAGCGGCACCGGGCTGGCGCGGTCCACCAGGACCTGCGGGCGGTCGGGCATCGCAGCCTCCTGTCCGTCGGTGCCGCCGACGTCGTGCCGTTGGTCCTGACAACCTAACGATCAGCGGGATCGCGAGGCTACCTGCGGCGGCAGACGAACTCCCCGTGCGTCGTCCTCGGGAACGCCGAGCCCTCGATGGCGAACCCCGCGCGTTCGATCAGTCCCTCGATGATCCAGGTGTAGGTCGAGAACTCCTCGCGGACGTGCGCCTCGAAGTCGGCCATGGTGAAGCCCGCCCCCTCGGGCCGGCCGAGCTCGTCGATCATCCGCTGGACCTGCTCCGCGTACTCGGCGGGCGGGAAGCTGAACATCAGGTCCCAGACGTAGAGCAGGCCGCCCGGGCGCAGGTACCCGGCGATCTTCAGCAGGGCCGCCTGCTTCCAGAAGTCGGGCAGTTGGTGCAGCGCCGACCGCGTGGTGACGACGTCGGCGGTCGGGCCCGCGTGCTCGTAGGACAGGAACCCGGCGTGGTGCAGCGACACGGCGACGCCTGCGTCGGCCGCGCGCCTGCGGGTGTACGCCAGCATCTCCTCGGCGACGTCCACGCCGTGGGCGTCGGCTCCGCGCCGGGCCGCCTCCACCACGAGCGAGCCGGTACCGCAGGCCAGGTCCACGAACCGGGTGCCAGGTCCGACGCCGAGCCGGTCGAGCAGCGCGTTGTCGCGCTCGGCGTCGGTGCCCTGGTTGCGGTCGTACCGGGCCACGGCCTCCGCGCCCGCCAGGTCGACGCCCACGGGGGAGAACTCGGGGAAGGTCCACGCCGCTGTCATGATCGCGACGTTAGCCGGACCCGCAGCTGGATTCATGATCACGTAGTTCGCCGCACGCCGGGTACTCGCCCCACGGGAGTCCGAACGATGAGCACTCGTGTCCACTGGCAGGCCCGCACGCCCGGCTGGCACAAGCCGCCCGGCACCGTCTACGTCGGCCGCCCGACCCGCTGGGGCAACCCCTTCGACCACCGGCGGACGGGAGGCGGTCGCGCCCGCGCCGTCGCTGCCTACCGCTCGTGGCTGCGCCGCCATCCCGAGATCGTCACCGCCGCCCGTGAGGAGCTCGCCGGGCGGCCCCTCGGCTGCTGGTGCCCGCCCGGCGAACCGTGCCACGCCGAGGTCCTGCTCGGCGTCGCCAACGGGTAGGAGGCCGGGTCAGCCCGAGGGGCCGAAGCGCTCCACGCGGATGCTCCCCGCGGCGACGCCGACCTCGGTCAGCACGGCCGTGGCCGCGTCGGCGAAGCCGGGGGAGCCGCACACGTAGACGGTCTCCCCGCCGCGCACGAGCGGCGCCACGTCGGCGACCGCCAGGCGGCCTGCGGTGCGGCCCGCGTCGGGCGGCGCCTGGCGGGTGTAGATCACCGTCGTCTCGGGGCCGGGCAGCTCGTCGGCGTAGTACAGGTCCTCGGGGGAGCGGGCGGAGACGATCAGTCGCACGAGGTCGGGGCGGCCCAGCCGGCGGGCGTGGCGCAGCATCGCCATCAGCGGGACCACCCCCGATCCGCCCCCGACGAGCAGTGCGGGCGCGCTGCCGTCCCAGCCGAAGTAGCCGATCGGGCCGCGGACCTCCAGCTCGTCGCCGGGCACGACGACGTCGTGCAGGAACTCAGAGACCTCGCCGTCGTCGAGCCGTTCGACGGTCAGCTCGATCTCGCCCGTCCCATCGGGGGCCGACGCGATGGAGTAGTCGCGGGACGCCGTGTAGCCGTCGGGTGCGGTGAGCCGCACGACGTAGTACTGCCCGGGCAGGTGGGGGCGCGGCTCGGGCAGCGCGAGCCGGAAGGTGCGGGCGCGCGGGGTCTCGTCCCGCACGGAGAGGACCTTCGCGGTCTGCCAGCGCAGGGTGCGGCGGTGGGTGGTGCCGCCAGGGGTCAGCGTCATCAGTCGCCGGCCATCAGTCGCCCTGGTAGCGCTGCTCGGTCCACGGGTCGCCGCGGTCGTGGTAGCCGTTGCGTTCCCAGAACCCCTGCTCGTCGTGGTCCATCAGGCGCAGGCCCGACACCCACTTCGCGCTCTTCCAGAAGTACAGGTGCGGCACCAGGAGCCGGGCGGGGCCGCCGTGGATCGTGCTGAGCGGCTTGCCGTCCGCGTCCCAGACGACCCAGGCCTTGCCGCCGGTGATGTCCTCGAGGGGCAGGTTGGTGGTGTAGCCGGTGTGCGACACCGCCATCACGTGGGTGGCGCTGCGCTGCGGCTTCGCGGCAGCCAGCAGCGTGTCGACCGAGACGCCGTCGAACGTCATCCCGAGCTTGGACCAGGTGGTCACGCAGTGGATGTCGCCCTCGTAGCGGGAGCGGGGGAGCGCGTGGATCTCGTCCCAGTTCCAGGTGACGGTGTTCTCGACCAGGCCCTCGATCGTGAACGTCCAGCGCTCGGTGGGGATGTTCGGGGTGGCCTCGGCGTGCAGCACCGGCCACTCGTCGCGCGCGTCGTACTGCCCGGGAGGCAGCCGCGGGTCGCGCTCGCGCCGCCGTCCGACGAATCCTCGGGTGATACCGGCCATGCTCTCCTCAACCTCCGCGACGTGGGTTCATTCCTGGGCCGGTCAGCGCGCCAGCGGCCGGGCGGTCGTCTCGGGGGGTGCCGCCATGGTGGGCCTGCGGGCACCGAGCCAGCCGAGCGCTGCCGCGAGGACGTCCTCGGCCACGGCACCCGGCCGGTCGGAACCGAACCGCCGCTGCGCCGCCGCGCGCAGCCGCACCCCGAGCACGGCCGTGCCGATCGCGGCGGCGGCGCCGACGAGGCCGGGGAGGGTCGGATCGTGCCCGTCGCGCCGGGCGACCGCCGCCGCCGACGTGGCGCCGGCGGCGGCCCGGGGGATCAGCCCCAGCGGCGCGAGGCGGCTCGGCACGCTCGGCAGCTTGTCGGCCACCAGCTCGCCTGCGGCGGCGATGCCCGAGAGCGTGCTGCCGGTGCGGCCGCCGAGCCGTGAGGCCACCGGGCCGGTGTCGTCGGGCCGGGAGGTGAGCGCCACCGCGGCGAGGCCGGTGGCGCTGCGTGACCCGCTGGACGCGCCGAGCGCGGCCGCCCGAAGCAGGGCCGCGGGGCTCGCCGGTGGCACCGCCTCGCGGCCCTCCGCCACCCGAGACACCGACACGAGCGTGGAGTGCGTCGTGAACCCGTACACGAGCGGCGGGATGATCTCGGCGAGCCGGTCGGCGCTGCGACGCGGGTCGACGATCCGCGCCACCGCCGACGGGCCTGCGCTCGCCGCGAGTGCGGCGACCCCGAGCAGCGGGCCGCTCACCGCGGCGGGTGGGCGCACCCCGGCCGCCCGCAGCACGCCGGCGAGCGCACCGACGCCCAGCCCCGCGGCAGCGCCCACGAGCAGGTCCGAGCGCCCGCGGGCCCGGGTCGTTCTCCCGGTCGAGTCGTCCAGGTAGCGGGTGGCGAGGTACGCACCCGCGCCGGCGGCGCCCGCCGCGCACCCACGCAGGAGTCCGGAGACCAGGGATTCCATGAGACCTCCGCTACCCGGCGAGCAGCGCCGGCAACCGGTCGAGCAGCGGCAACTGCCCTTTCGTGATCTTGCGACGAGCGGCGTCGATGCCGAACCACGCGGCCCGGTCGATCTCCGGGAACTCCTGCAACGCGCCCGACCGCGGGGGCCACTCCATGGCGAACGTGCCGGGGACGATCCGCTCGACGTCGAAGTCGGCGGCGAGGGCGAACGCGGTGATCCGCTTGCCCCCGGACAGCCGTACCTCGCCGAGCTCGACGAGCGGCCCGTCCGGCAGCGGCGCGCCGAGCTCCTCGGCGAACTCGCGGGCCGCCGCGGCCCGTGGGTCCTCGTCGGGGCCGTGCTCGCCCTTGGGGATCGACCAGGCCCCGTCGTCCTTGCGGGCCCAGAACGGCCCGCCCATGTGTCCGAGCAGCACCTCCGTGCCTTCCGGGCCCGGCCGGTGCAGCACCACTCCCGCGCTCCGCGTCGCTGCCACCCGAGGAGTGTGGCAGGTCAGGTGACTTCGAGGTGGTCGACGTCCGGCGTGGGCGGGCGGTGGGTGGAGGTGCGGTCGAGGTAGAACCACGCGACGGAGGCGATGTCGTCCTGCAGCTGCAGGTACCGGTGGCCGGAGCGCCAGCCGAGGGCCTGGACGTCCACGCGGAGCGCGCTCTCGAACCGGATCGGGTCGGCCAGGTGCCACCGGTACATGCCGAACCGCTGCTGGCTGCGGTAGCACCCGTCGGGGCGCAGGATCTGGTGCAGCCCGAGGTACGGGGTGGAGTAGGCCGTGTAGCCCTGGCCGGGGACGTCGAAGTTCCAGGCGCCGCCGAAGTAGTCCTCGGTGCCCGTGCCGCAGATCGTGGGCAGTTCCTCGTCGCCGCCTGTGATGTCGTCGTCGAGGTAGAACTTCATCTCGCCCTCGCCCCACCAGCCGCTGGAGTTCGAGGCCCATGCGAGGTAGGTGCCCACGTAGTGCCCCCGCCCGGTGACGCCGTCGAGGAGCGTGTGCGTGGAGCCCTTGGGCAACGGGTTGTCGCGGCGCCACTGGGCGTGCAGGTAGCCGGCCTGCTCGGGCACCGGGGCCAGCTCGAAGGTGATCTGGAAGTAGACGATCGCCGGCTCGGCCCCGAGGTTCTCGAGGGTGATCCGCGCAGCCGACCGGAACGGCATCTGCCAGTAGCAGTTGAACCCCCCGTGCGGGTTCACCGCCACGACCTGCGACGACAGCTGGGCGAACTCGCCCCACCCCTGCCCGAAGAAGTCGCCGAGGGGCACCTCGACGGCCGGTTCGGTGTCGCCGTCCCAGTGCATGCGCAGCAGCAGGCTGCGCCAGTGCGAGGGGTGGGTGGTGATCCAGATGTGCTGCACCGTGCCGGGCCCGTCGATCTCGGCGAGGCGCGCGGTGGTGCCGGCCGGGATCTCGATCGAAGGGGAGACCTTCCATCCGCGGCCGAGGTCGCGGGCCGCGGCCGCGCCGGTGCCCTCGGTGGCGCCGCCGCCCGCGCCGGGCGCGCCGGTCGGGTTCTCCGGGCTGATCGAGCGGGTGACCGCCGTGCTCAGCAACGCCGTGCTGAGCAGGGCCATCTGCGGCTGCGGCGGGATCGGGTGGGCCATCGTGCCTCCGGACGTCGTCGTCAGCGGTAGCGAGATCGATCGTCCGATACTGATCCATGCCACCGATCTACGCCGCTGCGGCCCTCGCTCCCGGGAGGCTGCGCAATACCGCGCGGGCGACGGCGTCGTTGTAGCGCAGGCTCTGCGCGTTCATGCCGGGCCGGGTGAACGCGCCCGCCACCTTCACCGTGGTGTGGGGGCCAACGGCGAACCGGCGCGGATGCACCCGGCCCGCGGCGTCGATCAACGCCCCGTCGGCCGGCCGGACGCGGACCAGGCCGGTGTTGCGCAGCGGTGTGCCGTCGGTGTCGCGCAGCACCTCCTCGCTGACGGCGCCGCCGGCGAACAGGGCGGCGATCAGCGGATCGGTGGTGCGGGCGACGCTCGGATCCGGCAGGCGCGCGTCGACGAGCACGCGGGCCGTGACGGGCGGGGCGCCCGGCACGCTGGCGCTCCCGGCCCGGAAGACGCCCCCGGAATCGTCGACCGCGACGTCCACCCACATGCCTGCGCCGAGGAACGCGACGTACCCCGCGCGGGACAGCGCGAGCAGCTCGCGCACGCGGAAGCCGGGCGGGCCGCTCGCGACCGCGTTGAAGAAGCTCTGCCACCAGCCCAGGTCGGCGGCCCGGGACCGCGCGGACAACACCCCGGAGCCGGCGAGGCGGGTGACCTCCGCGTACACCGACAGCATCGCGACGAACGCACCGAGGTGCGGCGTGTGCGCCGGGTCCACGTGCTGGCGCAGGTCCTCGGCGATCCGGTCGCGCACGAGGGGCTGCAGCGCCGCGAAGTCCTGGGCGCGAACGCCGGCGAGGGGCTGGTCGAGCGCGGTGAAGTCGATGCGGTCCACCGGGTCCGGCACGGCGTCGGCGATGAGCCCCGCCATCGCAGGCGAATCCTGGTCGATGGCGGCGAACCGCGCGGCGAACTCGGGCCACGGCAACCGGACGCGGTCGGGGTGGCCGACGAACAGCTCGTGGTACCAGCCCCAGGCGATCTCCTTCGCCATCAGGGGCCACGCCTGCGTGCGCAGCTCGACCGGCCGGCCGGAGCCGATCAACGGGTCGACGGCGGCCGGGCCGAAGAACCGCGGCAGCGGCGGCCGGCCTGCGCGCAGCCCGTAGTGGGGCTTGGAGTGGTAGGGCATCCCCCGCGGCGAGCCCGCGACGAGCCGTGGCTCCGCTCCTGACGGCACGTAGCGCAGGTCCTCCCCGTCGGGCTCGAACCGCCCGCCGCGGCCCTCGAACAGGAGCACGATGAGATCGATGAACGCCAGGCCGAGGCCGCGCACGAGCACGGTCTCGCCCGGGGCGATCACCGACAGGTCCGAGTCGGTGGTCTGTTCGGGAGGCAGGTAGGTGAGTCCGGCGTCGGCGGCGCCCGCCGCGAGCGCGCGCTCCTCGTCGGTCGGCGTGGCGTCGAGGTGCCCGGACGCCAGCACCACGGCGTCGACGCGCAGCGTGTCGCCGTTCTCCAGCCGCACGAGCTGGAGGTCGCCGTCCTCGGCGATGTCGACGGCGCGGGTCCGGTGCAGGTGCGCCCGCATCCCGGGCGGCAGCGCGGCGACGACCTCGCGCAGCACCCAGGCGAGGTAGGCGCTCTGCAACCGCCGGCTCGGGAACGTCGAGGCGGTCACCGCGCGCAGCTCGGCGGCGAGTTCGGGGCCGAGCGAGTCGGGGTCGCCGCCGCCGCGCACTGCCTGCGCCCACTCCCAGAACGAGGGCCCGGGGACGATCGGACCCTCGCAGAGCACCGTGTCGTCGGTGAACATCGTGACGTCGGCGGCCATGGAGTTCATCGCGAGCAGCGGGGACTGCTCGTGGCGCCAGATCCGGCCCGGGCCGGGCGGGTAGGGGTCGATCAGGTGCACGTCCAGGCCGTCCGGCCCGAGGTCGGGAGCGCTGGCG
This window harbors:
- a CDS encoding DUF1932 domain-containing protein, with amino-acid sequence MDPPLPNRPVVGILHPGAMGAALGSALKARAGTVIWAAAGRSHATAKRAELADLVAVPDVTELARRSHLIVSICPPHAAGAVAEEVAAALAGRPDPPLYVDANAVAPATVHGVGALLGAQRVVDGAVIGPPAWEPGRTVLWLSGEAAPAVADLFAGSPFTARVLGPDLGSASALKACYALQTKALPTVWAALAEAADAYGVRDALHDQLARDGVDLTAHLNALRARAGSKAWRWAGEMDEAAATLSAVGVPDGFSRAAAEVYRRMADGSR
- a CDS encoding GntR family transcriptional regulator, which translates into the protein MPDRPQVLVDRASPVPLYFQVARQLEQAIESGVLPPGSRLDNEIALAEELGLSRPTMRQAIQYLVDKGLLVRKRGVGTHVARARVRRPVGLTSLFDDLTSSGQRPTTTVLSHTVEAASGAIAAALEVPEGTPVVMLERLRRADGEPLAIMRNHLRADLVPLQPELLERRGLYELLREAGVALASATQSIGARRATAAEAELLDETRGAPLLTMRRTTFDDRGLVVEFGDHLYRASRYSFEVALTGR
- a CDS encoding class I SAM-dependent methyltransferase, yielding MTAAWTFPEFSPVGVDLAGAEAVARYDRNQGTDAERDNALLDRLGVGPGTRFVDLACGTGSLVVEAARRGADAHGVDVAEEMLAYTRRRAADAGVAVSLHHAGFLSYEHAGPTADVVTTRSALHQLPDFWKQAALLKIAGYLRPGGLLYVWDLMFSFPPAEYAEQVQRMIDELGRPEGAGFTMADFEAHVREEFSTYTWIIEGLIERAGFAIEGSAFPRTTHGEFVCRRR
- a CDS encoding DUF4326 domain-containing protein, with the protein product MSTRVHWQARTPGWHKPPGTVYVGRPTRWGNPFDHRRTGGGRARAVAAYRSWLRRHPEIVTAAREELAGRPLGCWCPPGEPCHAEVLLGVANG
- a CDS encoding ferredoxin reductase, yielding MTLTPGGTTHRRTLRWQTAKVLSVRDETPRARTFRLALPEPRPHLPGQYYVVRLTAPDGYTASRDYSIASAPDGTGEIELTVERLDDGEVSEFLHDVVVPGDELEVRGPIGYFGWDGSAPALLVGGGSGVVPLMAMLRHARRLGRPDLVRLIVSARSPEDLYYADELPGPETTVIYTRQAPPDAGRTAGRLAVADVAPLVRGGETVYVCGSPGFADAATAVLTEVGVAAGSIRVERFGPSG
- a CDS encoding sulfite oxidase-like oxidoreductase, with translation MAGITRGFVGRRRERDPRLPPGQYDARDEWPVLHAEATPNIPTERWTFTIEGLVENTVTWNWDEIHALPRSRYEGDIHCVTTWSKLGMTFDGVSVDTLLAAAKPQRSATHVMAVSHTGYTTNLPLEDITGGKAWVVWDADGKPLSTIHGGPARLLVPHLYFWKSAKWVSGLRLMDHDEQGFWERNGYHDRGDPWTEQRYQGD
- a CDS encoding DUF4126 family protein, with translation MESLVSGLLRGCAAGAAGAGAYLATRYLDDSTGRTTRARGRSDLLVGAAAGLGVGALAGVLRAAGVRPPAAVSGPLLGVAALAASAGPSAVARIVDPRRSADRLAEIIPPLVYGFTTHSTLVSVSRVAEGREAVPPASPAALLRAAALGASSGSRSATGLAAVALTSRPDDTGPVASRLGGRTGSTLSGIAAAGELVADKLPSVPSRLAPLGLIPRAAAGATSAAAVARRDGHDPTLPGLVGAAAAIGTAVLGVRLRAAAQRRFGSDRPGAVAEDVLAAALGWLGARRPTMAAPPETTARPLAR
- a CDS encoding NUDIX domain-containing protein; its protein translation is MAATRSAGVVLHRPGPEGTEVLLGHMGGPFWARKDDGAWSIPKGEHGPDEDPRAAAAREFAEELGAPLPDGPLVELGEVRLSGGKRITAFALAADFDVERIVPGTFAMEWPPRSGALQEFPEIDRAAWFGIDAARRKITKGQLPLLDRLPALLAG
- a CDS encoding glycoside hydrolase family 172 protein, producing MAHPIPPQPQMALLSTALLSTAVTRSISPENPTGAPGAGGGATEGTGAAAARDLGRGWKVSPSIEIPAGTTARLAEIDGPGTVQHIWITTHPSHWRSLLLRMHWDGDTEPAVEVPLGDFFGQGWGEFAQLSSQVVAVNPHGGFNCYWQMPFRSAARITLENLGAEPAIVYFQITFELAPVPEQAGYLHAQWRRDNPLPKGSTHTLLDGVTGRGHYVGTYLAWASNSSGWWGEGEMKFYLDDDITGGDEELPTICGTGTEDYFGGAWNFDVPGQGYTAYSTPYLGLHQILRPDGCYRSQQRFGMYRWHLADPIRFESALRVDVQALGWRSGHRYLQLQDDIASVAWFYLDRTSTHRPPTPDVDHLEVT
- a CDS encoding FAD/NAD(P)-binding protein; its protein translation is MSSAIAIVGAGPRGVGILERLAASAPDLGPDGLDVHLIDPYPPGPGRIWRHEQSPLLAMNSMAADVTMFTDDTVLCEGPIVPGPSFWEWAQAVRGGGDPDSLGPELAAELRAVTASTFPSRRLQSAYLAWVLREVVAALPPGMRAHLHRTRAVDIAEDGDLQLVRLENGDTLRVDAVVLASGHLDATPTDEERALAAGAADAGLTYLPPEQTTDSDLSVIAPGETVLVRGLGLAFIDLIVLLFEGRGGRFEPDGEDLRYVPSGAEPRLVAGSPRGMPYHSKPHYGLRAGRPPLPRFFGPAAVDPLIGSGRPVELRTQAWPLMAKEIAWGWYHELFVGHPDRVRLPWPEFAARFAAIDQDSPAMAGLIADAVPDPVDRIDFTALDQPLAGVRAQDFAALQPLVRDRIAEDLRQHVDPAHTPHLGAFVAMLSVYAEVTRLAGSGVLSARSRAADLGWWQSFFNAVASGPPGFRVRELLALSRAGYVAFLGAGMWVDVAVDDSGGVFRAGSASVPGAPPVTARVLVDARLPDPSVARTTDPLIAALFAGGAVSEEVLRDTDGTPLRNTGLVRVRPADGALIDAAGRVHPRRFAVGPHTTVKVAGAFTRPGMNAQSLRYNDAVARAVLRSLPGARAAAA